Proteins from one Penicillium digitatum chromosome 2, complete sequence genomic window:
- a CDS encoding MARVEL-like domain, which yields MSFLAVPLLKLGYNQAKKHQAKKDLQKYQNAGIYPPSYPPEQHPMSSYPAGATPGTTLHFELPPQEPSKSAQLTVMFFSGLRFLQFIFGLTVIGMYGKDVHHDHSKQHTWHSKWVYALVTAFFATATAAIHLILPFVMRKAKPGAGPGRALLLPQFAWEFVVTVLWLTLFGIFGKMYIGVHPVEGSSSQTDATTSALGDASKIRRMRHAVWVDVMNLVFWIMTASWALVRWLKSRRSAVTGDAIDTEKGEKI from the coding sequence ATGTCTTTCCTAGCAGTCCCCCTCCTCAAACTCGGCTACAATCAAGCCAAAAAACACCAAGCCAAGAAAGATCTTCAAAAATACCAAAACGCTGGCATCTACCCCCCCAGCTACCCACCGGAGCAACACCCGATGAGCAGCTACCCAGCAGGCGCCACGCCCGGCACAACCCTGCACTTCGAGTTGCCCCCGCAAGAACCCAGCAAAAGCGCCCAGCTAACCGTCATGTTCTTCTCCGGTCTCCGCTTCCTACAGTTCATCTTCGGTCTCACCGTCATCGGCATGTACGGCAAAGACGTCCACCACGACCACTCAAAGCAACACACCTGGCACTCGAAATGGGTGTACGCGCTCGTCACAGCGTTCTTCGCAACCGCCACTGCAGCCATCCATCTCATCCTGCCGTTCGTGATGCGCAAAGCTAAGCCCGGTGCTGGGCCGGGCCGGGCCCTGCTGCTGCCGCAATTTGCGTGGGAGTTTGTCGTGACCGTGTTGTGGTTGACGCTGTTTGGGATCTTTGGGAAGATGTATATTGGTGTTCATCCTGTGGAGGGCTCGAGTTCGCAGACTGATGCTACTACCTCTGCGCTGGGTGATGCGTCGAAGATCAGGCGGATGCGCCATGCTGTTTGGGTTGATGTTATGAACTTGGTGTTCTGGATTATGACTGCTTCTTGGGCTTTGGTGCGCTGGCTGAAGAGTCGCAGGTCGGCTGTCACTGGGGATGCCATTGATACCGAGAAGGGTGAGAAGATTTAG
- a CDS encoding D-arabinitol dehydrogenase ArbD, putative, which translates to MFKSAVTCNAIKTLNTARPAFAATRPATGFIRPLSYTASLGKRKHDDPSTNPILSATTKAPEGASGDKEGQFARTDENVQIEYPPDSEMPTQPVAQGRGGIHSKRTLAQFSLERKVTLVTGGARGLGLVMGQGLVASGSDLAIVDLNKDEAESAANSLIEQFRKENPGLEDMPNVTAHYADVASPDSVNNAMADILAKHSQIDNLVTSAGFTENFEAINYPFDRMQKLWGVNVDGTYLFAISVAKHLIERKAPGSIVMIGSMSGAIVNVPQPQAPYNAAKAAVRHLAASLAVEWAGHDIRVNCISPGYMLTALTRKILDENPQLRDHWTSLIPTGKMGTPEDLMGAVAFLLSDASKYITGADLRVDGGYTVT; encoded by the exons ATGTTCAAGTCTGCAGTCACTTGTAATGCCATCAAGACTCTGAACACCGCTCGTCCTGCCTTTGCAGCTACTCGCCCAGCGACGGGCTTCATTCGCCCTCTCTCATACACTGCTTCACTCGGAAAGAGAAAGCACGATGACCCCTCAACGAACCCCATCCTCTCTGCTACGACCAAAGCCCCCGAGGGTGCTTCTGGCGATAAGGAGGGCCAATTTGCTCGCACTGATGAGAACGTACAGATTGAATACCCTCCCGACAGCGAGATGCCCACTCAACCTGTGGCCCAGGGACGCGGGGGCATACATTCCAAGCGTACTCTAGCCCAATTTTCACTTGAGAGGAAAGTAACCCTGGTGACTGGTGGTGCACGTGGGTTGGGGTTGGTCATGGGCCAAGGCCTTGTCGCTTCTGGCTCAGATCTAGCTATCGTTGATCTTAACA AGGATGAAGCCGAGTCCGCAGCCAACTCGTTGATCGAGCAGTTCCGCAAGGAGAATCCCGGCCTGGAAGA TATGCCTAATGTCACCGCTCATTATGCGGATGTCGCCAGCCCCGACTCCGTGAACAACGCCATGGCAGACATCCTAGCCAAGCACAGCCAGATCGATAACCTGGTCACATCGGCCGGCTTCACCGAGAACTTCGAGGCTATAAACTACCCCTTTGACCGTATGCAGAAGCTGTGGGGCGTCAATGTTGATGGCACATACCTTTTCGCTATCAGTGTTGCCAAGCACCTTATAGAGCGCAAGGCACCCGGTAGCATTGTCATGATCGGCTCGATGTCCGGTGCCATTGTTAATGTTCCCCAGCCCCAGGCTCCATACAATGCCGCGAAGGCTGCTGTGCGCCACCTGGCTGCTTCGCTCGCTGTGGAGTGGGCTGGCCATGATATCCGTGTTAACTGCATTAGCCCTGGCTATATGCTTACTGCTTT AACCCGCAAGATTCTCGACGAGAACCCTCAGCTTCGCGACCACTGGACCTCTCTTATCCCCACCGGCAAGATGGGTACACCGGAGGACCTAATGGGTGCCGTGGCTTTCCTGCTCAGTGATGCCTCCAAGTACATCACTGGGGCGGATCTCCGCGTTGATGGGGGCTACACCGTAACCTAA
- a CDS encoding Biotin carboxylase, C-terminal, giving the protein MTLSSLLRIAPRLTPTAARRTSRAISSATDAKKANKSLSSILIANRGEIALRVGRTAAERGIRVTTLYTDPDSRAQHALSSPFAFNLGSVSAYLDGDRIIEIAKKEGCQAIHPGYGFLSENSAFAQKCTEAGLVFIGPPYKAIEDMGDKSRSKEIMTAAGVPCVPGYHGRNQDPVFLEEQADQITYPVLIKAVKGGGGKGMRIASSKAVFQAQLESAKSEAMSSFGDDNVLVEKYITTPRHIEVQVFADQHGNSVALGERDCSIQRRHQKVLEESPAPHLPDATRKDLWAKARSAAEAVGYEGAGTVEFIFDNDSGDFYFMEMNTRLQVEHPVTEMVTGQDLVHWQILVAEGAKLPLTQEEVEERIAKSGHGIEARIYAENPEQGFIPDSGRLLHVRTPATSEDIRIDAGFVEGDEVSAHYDPMISKLIVRGANREEALRKLAAALEEYEVAGPVTNIEFLKAICKSPDFIAGEVETGYIEKHREELFPSTTIEEEVLAQVALACLHRDTVSGARSSAGVAGSTIGFTPSYQERQLSFTENSGPGSTDGSTFSVRVQQTADDTFNVQVGGRVFEQVVSRLDSASQIVTSFFAHTRLDTTVIRDEDTIIAFQRGTQYRLTVPRAKWMEKALGLKDVTNSVLAPMPCKVLRVEVQVGDVVEKDQPLVVIESMKMETVIRSPQRGTIARVVHKKGDQCKSGTPLVEFTESE; this is encoded by the exons ATGACCCTCTCATCTCTTCTCCGCATTGCTCCCCGCTTAACCCCGACCGCGGCCCGCAGAACATCACGAGCTATATCATCGGCCACTGACGCAAAAAAAGCAAACAAGTCGTTGAGCTCGATTCTTATAGCCAATCGAGGAGAAATAGCTTT ACGAGTTGGACGGACTGCCGCGGAGCGTGGGATTCGCGTGACCACACTCTACACTGACCCAGATAGCCGAGCTCAACACGCCTTGAGCTCTCCTTTCGCCTTTAACTTGGGGTCGGTGTCAGCATACCTCGATGGCGATAGAATTATTGAGAttgcaaaaaaagaagggtGTCAAGCAATACATCCTGGATATGGCTTT TTGAGTGAGAACTCTGCATTTGCGCAAAAATGTACCGAAGCTGGGCTGGTCTTCATTGGTCCGCCGTATAAGGCCATTGAAGACATGGGTGACAAAAG TCGTTCCAAAGAGATTATGACAGCTGCCGGTGTGCCATGTGTCCCAGGTTATCATGGACGAAATCAAGATCCAGTCTTCCTAGAAGAGCAGGCGGACCAGATCACATACCCGGTGCTTATCAAAGCCGTCAAAGGAGGTGGCGGAAAGGGCATGCGTATAGCCAGTTCCAAGGCGGTGTTTCAAGCTCAGCTTGAGTCGGCTAAGTCAGAGGCCATGAGTTCATTTGGAGATGATAATGTGCTGGTGGAGAAGTATATCACTACACCGCGGCACATTGAAGTCCAGGTATTTGCAGACCAGCATGGAAACTCTGTTGCACTAGGAGAGCGAGACTGCAGTATTCAACGGAGACACCAGAAGGTTCTAGAGGAATCTCCAGCGCCTCATCTCCCTGATGCAACTAGAAAGGACCTCTGGGCAAAGGCGCGGTCAGCTGCAGAGGCCGTCGGTTACGAAGGTGCTGGTACAGTGGAGTTTATTTTTGATAACGACTCCGGGGACTTTTACTTTATGGAGATGAACACTCGCCTCCAGGTCGAACATCCCGTGACTGAAATGGTCACAGGACAGGATCTTGTCCACTGGCAGATTTTGGTAGCTGAAGGAGCCAAGCTTCCTCTAACAcaagaagaagtggaggagCGTATCGCCAAGAGTGGCCATGGCATCGAGGCCCGAATCTACGCCGAAAACCCAGAGCAGGGGTTTATCCCTGACTCAGGGCGTCTACTCCATGTGCGAACGCCGGCTACTTCGGAGGACATTCGCATTGACGCAGGCTTCGTGGAAGGAGACGAAGTCTCGGCCCACTATGACCCCATGATTTCGAAGCTCATCGTGCGCGGTGCAAATCGCGAGGAAGCTCTCCGCAAGCTGGCAGCTGCTTTGGAAGAATATGAAGTCGCAGGACCCGTGACCAACATAGAGTTTTTAAAAGCCATCTGCAAGAGCCCGGATTTCATCGCTGGTGAGGTCGAGACCGGCTACATCGAGAAGCACCGTGAAGAGCTCTTTCCCTCGACGACTATTGAGGAGGAAGTCCTAGCGCAGGTCGCATTGGCCTGTCTACACCGTGACACCGTCTCAGGGGCGCGATCTTCAGCAGGTGTTGCGGGCTCGACGATCGGGTTTACTCCTAGCTACCAAGAGCGACAGTTGTCATTCACTGAGAATAGTGGTCCAGGGTCCACCGACGGCTCCACGTTCAGTGTGCGAGTGCAGCAGACAGCAGACGACACATTCAACGTGCAAGTCGGTGGACGAGTCTTCGAACAGGTGGTGAGCCGCCTTGATTCAGCGTCGCAAATTGTCACATCCTTCTTCGCACACACCCGGCTAGATACAACAGTTATTCGAGACGAGGACACTATCATCGCATTCCAGCGTGGAACCCAGTACCGGCTCACGGTGCCCCGGGCTAAGTGGATGGAGAAGGCATTGGGACTGAAGGATGTGACAAACAGTGTCTTGGCCCCAATGCCATGTAAAGTTCTGCGGGTGGAAGTGCAGGTGGGAGATGTGGTGGAGAAAGACCAGCCGTTGGTTGTTATCGAGAGCATGAAGATGGAGACGGTCATTCGCAGTCCACAACGGGGCACCATTGCACGGGTCGTGCATAAAAAAGGA GATCAATGCAAAAGCGGAACACCGCTGGTGGAATTCACCGAGTCCGAGTAG
- a CDS encoding ubiquitin-conjugating enzyme e2: protein MSPFNVLKQDTWDSSQRLIKEDVFYPNVHLNYIPSPKKFTLQDLRLSQSPTASLIAGTVPFSLLSAEGVKAYRRALFQKDVIDKCANSPFPGTLVLRGAAKQSKFIYDFWTHPETMRIVSEAVGTTIAELSSNLKPEPAVERLELTPEDRAYDPLRDASAIIPWHYDSYPYVCVLMLSHTEGMIGGETYIKKGDGEAQKVEGPQIGHAIMLQGGEVCHLAARAKGVKERISTITSYRSATPKVYDSSYITNVRPYADTNTLYPEWIRYRLRKLRDELTHHLDEMEKEEDAAQERKDIQNLIDQQIDYLQRTSRQMVDPEYTQKVLKKYGKPSYYEAPRIWETVQSLPEFQRLALAADEERRWRPESIYWTDLLRSIETIRLGKPLQGALGTAVREKTRRYYMGDELLRQGLNEAFLDWLGCSGIWEIYCNNI from the exons ATGAGTCCTTTCAACGTGTTGAAGCAAGATACCTGGGACTCTTCCCAAAGGCTCATCAAGGAAGATGTATTTTATCCAAAT GTGCACCTCAATTACATTCCATCTCCAAAGAAATTTACATTACAAGACTTGCGTCTAAGCCAGAGTCCAACTGCATCCCTCATTGCGGGAACAGTACCCTTTTCATTATTGTCAGCCGAAGGTGTCAAAGCCTACCGAAGGGCTCTGTTCCAAAAGGATGTCATAGACAAATGTGCCAACTCGCCATTCCCGGGGACTTTGGTTCTTCGTGGCGCGGCGAAGCAGTCAAAGTTTATTTATGACTTTTGGACGCACCCCGAGACAATGAGGATTGTGTCCGAAGCAGTCG GCACTACCATCGCAGAATTGTCCAGCAATCTGAAACCTGAGCCAGCGGTAGAAAGGCTTGAGCTGACTCCCGAAGACCGAGCTTATGACCCTTTGAGAGATGCTAGTGCTATCATTCCGTGGCA CTACGACTCATATCCTTATGTTTGTGTATTGATGCTGAGCCATACTGAGGGCATGATCGGAGGCGAGACATACATCAAAAAGGGAGACGGGGAGGCTCAGAAG GTTGAGGGCCCCCAGATTGGTCATGCTATCATGCTCCAAGGCGGCGAAGTCTGTCATCTGGCTGCCCGGGCAAAAGGTGTGAAGGAGCGAATATCAACCATCACTTCGTACCGTTCTGCCACGCCGAAAGTTTATGACTCCAGCTATATCACCAACGTCCGCCCTTATGCAGATACGAACACTCTCTATCCTGAGTGGATACGATACCGCTTGCGAAAATTGAGAGATGAGCTTACCCATCATCTCGACGAGatggagaaagaagaagacgcggcccaagagagaaaagataTCCAAAATCTTATAGACCAACAGATTGACTATTTACAACGAACTTCTCGACAAATGGTTGATCCTGAATATACCCAGAAAGTTTTAAAGAAGTATGGCAAACCGTCATACTATGAGGCCCCTAGAATTTGGGAGACTGTTCAATCACTGCCTGAATTCCAAAGACTTGCATTAGCCGCAGATGAGGAACGACGTTGGCGGCCAGAGAGTATCTATTGGACGGATCTCCTGAGATCCATCGAAACAATTCGGTTAGGGAAACCTCTTCAGGGTGCCCTAGGAACAGCTGTGCGGGAGAAGACGAGAAGGTACTACATGGGAGATGAACTTTTGCGACAAGGACTCAATGAGGCATTCTTGGATTGGTTGGGATGCTCAGGTATTTGGGAAATTTACTGCAACAACATTTGA
- a CDS encoding AT hook motif family protein: MSDDDEYYEFEDEYMYEDLVPDMVTLTKSVLIQDDLAASSYYEAALYEDPGIDVEDYFSDWDYYSDDYHDDDATVEQSAERKKRTAIAATAPRRTKTSSRPKGHIAKIPPSKSPLVPDTASFQGVVWKTPAFDRDQDVAILYEPDTGDKVALLENWREVFKSAQPALDRSRLKTRHVESKPVDPSLADDEMFAGDGTDDEPDSEDEMSGVVSSDTSAVDAGDAGDASNTTPDPDPDSFRSMKLSSPPKVVIPLKRGWKRKAVAQKDDTDEDTASPRPKRVALRKGGDEKVAKRAAPPVRRSARQKK, from the exons ATGTCTGACGACGATGAGTACTATGAATTCGAGGATGAATACATGTACGAGGATTTAGTCCCAGACATGGTC ACCCTAACCAAATCGGTGCTTATCCAGGACGATCTCGCCGCTTCCTCATACTACGAAGCCGCCCTATACGAGGACCCAGGGATTGATGTCGAAGACTACTTCAGCGACTGGGACTATTATTCAGACGATTATCACGACGATGATGCAACCGTCGAACAAAGCgcagagagaaagaaaaggaccGCGATCGCAGCGACAGCACCACGACGAACCAAGACATCTTCCCGTCCAAAGGGTCACATCGCCAAAATCCCACCGTCTAAATCACCTTTGGTGCCAGATACTGCCTCTTTCCAGGGCGTGGTGTGGAAAACACCTGCGTTTGACCGGGACCAGGACGTCGCCATTTTGTATGAGCCGGACACGGGAGACAAGGTCGCGCTTCTAGAGAACTGGCGGGAGGTTTTCAAATCTGCCCAGCCGGCGCTGGATAGGTCACGCCTGAAAACGCGACACGTTGAATCCAAGCCCGTCGATCCGTCGCTGGCTGACGATGAAATGTTCGCTGGTGACGGCACCGACGATGAGCCCGATAGCGAGGACGAGATGTCCGGTGTTGTCTCTTCGGATACTTCGGCAGTTGATGCTGGGGATGCGGGGGATGCTTCAAACACAACCCCCGACCCGGATCCGGACTCTTTCCGCTCGATGAAACTGTCCTCACCGCCGAAGGTCGTGATTCCGTTGAAGAGGGggtggaagaggaaggccgtTGCACAGAAGGATGACACCGATGAGGACACAGCCTCACCTCGTCCGAAGAGGGTTGCGTTGCGGAAAGGCGGTGATGAAAAGGTTGCGAAGCGTGCGGCACCACCGGTGCGCAGATCTGCGAGACAGAAGAAGTAG
- a CDS encoding Isovaleryl-CoA dehydrogenase IvdA, putative, translating to MAFLTLPSLLRTSTRAVRLNHIPALTPCFRSISTKHPTGFEPPSEEELLELRERVQDFTRREIPADVAARTDEQNEFPAEMWKKMGDAGFLGVTANEEYGGLGMGYQAHCVVMEEISRASGSIGLSYAAHSQLCVNQLSINGSTEQKKRFLPDLLSGEKVGALAMSEHSAGSDVVSMKTTAKEVDGGWLLNGTKMWITNGPDADYIVVYAKTQPELGSKGITAFLVEKTFKGFSCARKLDKLGMRGSNTGELIFEDVFVPRENLLGELNRGVRVLMEGLDLERLVLSAGPLGIMQAALDLVLPYTHVRKQFGAPIAHNQLIQGKLADMYTKLAASRAYTYATARQVDNAAVEPGEMTVRTQDCAGAILYAAERATECTLDAIQLMGGSGYINEIPAGRLLRDAKLYEIGAGTSEIRRMVIGRAFNKEYA from the exons ATGGCCTTTTTGACCCTTCCCTCTCTCCTTCGCACATCAACGCGTGCGGTGCGGCTAAACCACATCCCCGCACTCACCCCATGTTTCCGCTCCATCTCAACGAAGCACCCCACGGGCTTTGAACCTCCATCCGAGGAGGAACTCCTAGAGCTACGAGAACGCGTGCAAGATTTCACAA GGCGAGAGATACCAGCCGATGTTGCTGCACGGACAGATGAACAGAATGAGTTCCCAGCAGAAATGTGGAAGAAGATGGGTGATGCTGG GTTCCTCGGTGTCACAGCCAACGAGGAGTACGGTGGCTTGGGGATGGGCTACCAGGCACATTGTGTGGTGATGGAAGAGATCAGCCGAGCATCTG GAAGCATCGGTCTCTCTTATGCCGCCCACTCCCAGCTCTGCGTGAACCAGCTCTCTATCAATGGTTCGACAGAACAAAAAAAGCGCTTTCTTCCTGATCTCCTATCAGGCGAGAAGGTCGGTGCTCTTGCAATGTCGGAGCATTCGGCTGGCTCCGATGTAGTCAGCATGAAGACCACGGCGAAGGAAGTTGATGGAGGCTGGCTCTTGAACGGAACTAAGATGTGGATTACCAAC GGCCCCGATGCCGATTATATTGTCGTGTACGCCAAGACACAGCCTGAACTAGGCTCCAAAGGTATCACGGCGTTCCTGGTCGAGAAGACCTTCAAAGGCTTCTCGTGCGCACGTAAACTGGACAAGTTGGGTATGCGTGGCTCTAACACAGGAGAACTAATCTTTGAGGATGTTTTCGTTCCACGGGAGAACCTCCTGGGTGAGCTGAACCGCGGTGTCCGCGTACTGATGGAGGGTCTGGACTTAGAGCGACTCGTCCTGAGTGCAGGACCATTGGG AATCATGCAAGCAGCACTTGACCTAGTCCTTCCTTACACTCATGTGCGCAAACAATTCGGTGCACCAATCGCCCACAATCAGCTGATTCAGGGCAAGCTTGCGGACATGTACACCAAACTGGCTGCCTCGCGTGCGTACACCTACGCCACGGCACGGCAGGTAGACAACGCCGCCGTGGAACCTGGTGAGATGACCGTCCGCACTCAGGACTGCGCCGGCGCAATCCTCTACGCCGCTGAACGTGCGACCGAATGCACGCTTGATGCCATCCAGCTCATGGGAGGAAGCGGGTACATCAACGAGATCCCTGCTGGGCGCCTTCTCCGGGACGCGAAGCTGTATGAAATTGGTGCCGGTACAAGTGAGATCCGCAGGATGGTCATTGGCCGCGCATTCAACAAGGAGTATGCTTAA
- a CDS encoding 3-methylcrotonyl-CoA carboxylase, beta subunit (MccB), putative gives MRAPSPLVLWSWGSRPGPRKYLQPTNTTRPFYRTVASYTHPHHASALSILPTAVDTSSDEYRENSEQMQELLDRMNSLHTKIARGGHDKAREKHIARGKMLPRDRISALVDPGTSFLELSALAGHGVYDEDVPAGGIITGIGMVEGVNCMIVANDSTVKGGTYYPITVKKHLRAQAIAQENRLPCIYLVDSGGANLPHQADVFPDRDHFGRIFFNQARMSSLGVPQLSVVMGPCTAGGAYVPAMSDETIIVENQGTIFLAGPPLVKAATGEEVSAEDLGGGQLHSSISGVTDYLAVDDAHALVLARRSVANLNYPTTTIPLQLENGNGDSLVVKEPLYDPNELNGIVGTNLRRQIPVHEIIARIVDGSEFAEFKRDYGSTLVTGFARIHGHRVGIVANNGILFSESSLKGAHFIELCAQRRIPLVFLQNISGFMVGADAEKGGIAKNGAKLVTAVACADVPKFTVVFGSSAGAGNYGMCGRAYSPRLLFMWPNAKIGVMGSEQLSAVMKAVGRTADPTLKERIDRESEATFSSARLWDDGIIPPSQTRKMLGLGLAAALSGKAEPDVQTRFGVFRM, from the exons ATGCGTGCCCCGTCCCCGCTCGTCCTTTGGAGCTGGGGCTCACGACCCGGACCACGCAAATATCTCCAGCCAACCAATACTACGCGACCATTTTATAGAACCGTAGCAAGCTATACACATCCTCACCATGCCTCAGCCCTCTCCATCCTCCCCACAGCAGTGGATACCTCCTCAGACGAGTATCGCGAAAACAGCGAACAAATGCAAGAACTCTTAGACCGGATGAACAGCCTACACACCAAAATTGCACGCGGAGGACACGACAAAGCGCGCGAGAAGCATATCGCACGCGGCAAAATGCTCCCAAGAGACCGCATCTCCGCCCTAGTCGACCCAGGCACCTCTTTCCTCGAGCTATCAGCACTTGCAGGACACGGTGTCTACGACGAGGATGTTCCAGCGGGCGGAATAATCACCGGCATCGGGATGGTCGAGGGTGTTAACTGTATGATTGTTGCTAACGACAGCACCGTCAAGGGCGGCACCTACTATCCCATCACAGTAAAGAAGCACCTCCGCGCACAGGCGATTGCACAAGAGAACCGCCTCCCCTGTATCTACCTCGTTGACTCTGGTGGCGCAAACCTGCCACACCAGGCAGATGTGTTCCCAGACCGCGATCACTTCGGCcggatcttcttcaaccAGGCCCGCATGAGCTCCCTCGGGGTCCCACAACTGTCCGTTGTTATGGGTCCCTGCACAGCGGGCGGTGCATATGTACCTGCTATGAGCGACGAGACTATCATCGTTGAGAACCAGGGCACAATCTTCCTAGCAGGCCCGCCTCTCGTCAAGGCCGCGACGGGGGAGGAGGTTTCCGCCGAGGACTTGGGTGGCGGCCAGTTGCATTCGAGCATTTCCGGAGTAACTGATTACCTGGCTGTCGACGATGCACATGCTCTTGTCCTTGCTCGCCGCTCTGTCGCAAATCTCAACTACCCTACCACGACAATTCCGCTCCAGCTGGAGAACGGAAATGGAGATTCGCTTGTCGTGAAAGAACCGCTGTACGACCCTAATGAGCTAAACGGAATCGTGGGAACGAATCTACGTCGCCAGATCCCCGTCCACGAGATCATTGCGCGAATTGTCGATGGGAGTGAATTCGCCGAGTTTAAGCGTGATTATGGCTCGACCCTGGTAACAGGCTTTGCCCGCATTCATGGCCACCGTGTCGGTATCGTTGCTAACAACGGAATTTTGTTCTCCGAGTCCTCGCTCAAGGGAGCGCACTTTATCGAACTATGTGCGCAACGGCGAATCCCTCTTGTCTTTTTGCAGAATATCTCAGGCTTCATGGTCGGCGCCGATGCTGAGAAGGGCGGCATCGCGAAGAACGGTGCCAAGCTTGTCACTGCCGTTGCCTGCGCCGATGTCCCCAAGTTCACAGTTGTGTTTGGGTCCAGCGCTGGTGCTGGTAATTACGGGATGTG CGGTCGTGCCTACTCGCCTCGTCTTCTCTTCATGTGGCCTAATGCTAAGATCGGCGTTATGGGTTCTGAGCAACTCTCTGCCGTTATGAAGGCTGTCGGACGAACCGCCGATCCCACTTTGAAAGAACGCATTGACCGCGAATCCGAAGCGACCTTTTCATCAGCTCGTTTGTGGGATGATGGAATCATCCCACCGTCTCagacgaggaagatgctGGGCTTGGGTCTGGCAGCTGCGCTTAGTGGCAAGGCTGAGCCCGATGTGCAAACCAGGTTTGGCGTGTTCCGGATGTAA